A single window of Nicotiana tomentosiformis chromosome 1, ASM39032v3, whole genome shotgun sequence DNA harbors:
- the LOC104088362 gene encoding ethylene-responsive transcription factor 1A-like: MNPADNATFSFSDLDFLDSIDHHLLINSDFSNSFSPMSSSNVATPNSPSSSFGSCLLDENIEETTPESQSKPEEQTQGGKAARERNTNQDWRRYIGVRQRPWGKFAAEIRDPDRRGARLWLGTYETPEDAALAYDQAAFKRSIKYSMFNDLQTDIRQSIPVCNDPH; encoded by the exons ATGAATCCAGCTGATAATGCAACCTTCTCTTTCTCTGATCTTGATTTTCTGGACTCTATTGACCACCATCTTCTGATTAATTCCGATTTTTCGAACAGTTTTTCGCCGATGAGTTCGAGCAACGTCGCAACTCCTAATAGTCCTAGTTCAAGTTTTGGCAGCTGCCTTTTGGATGAAAACATTGAAGAAACAACTCCCGAATCTCAATCCAAGCCCGAGGAGCAAACGCAGGGCGGAAAGGCGGCGCGTGAGAGAAACACGAATCAAGATTGGAGGCGGTACATAGGAGTGAGACAGCGGCCGTGGGGAAAGTTTGCGGCGGAAATAAGGGACCCCGACAGGAGAGGTGCCAGACTGTGGCTAGGAACTTATGAGACCCCAGAGGATGCAGCGTTGGCTTACGATCAAGCCGCTTTCAAAAG GAGTATAAAGTATTCAATGTTTAATGATTTGCAAACTGATATTCGGCAATCAATTCCGGTTTGTAATGATCCACATTAG